Proteins encoded by one window of Thunnus thynnus chromosome 3, fThuThy2.1, whole genome shotgun sequence:
- the dkk2 gene encoding dickkopf-related protein 2 isoform X1 codes for MLVSTWNRYCAVMFLVATLRTGTSQVSEARPKANSIKPALLEETPTPATNRSATVHTGITKKYNVLAQQMYPCSNDKECSVGSYCHSPQQSPSRCLTCRRRKKRCHRDAMCCPGNRCSNYICVPISESVLSPHISALDEHNKLSTKDHSWRKSGKAHAKHPLKGHEGDPCLRSSDCSEGYCCARHFWTKICKPVLRQGEVCTKQRKKGSHGLEIFQRCDCAKGLSCKVWKDATSSSKSRLHMCQKI; via the exons ATGCTTGTCTCTACATGGAATAGATACTGTGCTGTGATGTTTCTCGTCGCTACACTGAGGACGGGGACATCCCAGGTATCAGAGGCGCGCCCAAAGGCGAACTCCATCAAGCCTGCTCTGCTGGAAGAGACACCCACACCCGCCACAAACCGCTCCGCTACTGTCCACACCGGGATCACCAAGAAGTATAACGTCCTTGCGCAG CAGATGTATCCCTGTAGCAACGATAAGGAGTGCAGTGTGGGAAGTTACTGCCATAGCCCCCAACAGTCTCCCTCTCGCTGCCTCACCTGCCGCAGGAGGAAGAAGCGTTGCCATCGAGATGCCATGTGCTGTCCCGGGAACCGCTGTAGTAACT ATATTTGTGTCCCTATCTCTGAGAGTGTGCTTTCACCTCACATCTCAGCTTTAGATGAGCATAACAAACTTTCCACCAAAGACCACAGCTGGAGGAAGAGTGGGAAAGCACATGCTAAGCATCCTCTTAAAG GCCATGAGGGCGACCCTTGCTTGCGTTCATCTGACTGCTCGGAGGGCTACTGCTGCGCCCGCCATTTCTGGACCAAAATCTGCAAGCCGGTGCTGAGGCAGGGAGAGGTGTGCACCAAGCAGAGGAAGAAAGGCTCTCACGGTTTGGAAATCTTCCAGCGCTGTGACTGTGCCAAGGGCCTCTCCTGCAAGGTGTGGAAAGACGCCACCTCCTCGTCCAAATCCAGGCTCCACATGTGCCAGAAGATCTGA
- the dkk2 gene encoding dickkopf-related protein 2 isoform X2 yields the protein MLVSTWNRYCAVMFLVATLRTGTSQVSEARPKANSIKPALLEETPTPATNRSATVHTGITKKYNVLAQMYPCSNDKECSVGSYCHSPQQSPSRCLTCRRRKKRCHRDAMCCPGNRCSNYICVPISESVLSPHISALDEHNKLSTKDHSWRKSGKAHAKHPLKGHEGDPCLRSSDCSEGYCCARHFWTKICKPVLRQGEVCTKQRKKGSHGLEIFQRCDCAKGLSCKVWKDATSSSKSRLHMCQKI from the exons ATGCTTGTCTCTACATGGAATAGATACTGTGCTGTGATGTTTCTCGTCGCTACACTGAGGACGGGGACATCCCAGGTATCAGAGGCGCGCCCAAAGGCGAACTCCATCAAGCCTGCTCTGCTGGAAGAGACACCCACACCCGCCACAAACCGCTCCGCTACTGTCCACACCGGGATCACCAAGAAGTATAACGTCCTTGCGCAG ATGTATCCCTGTAGCAACGATAAGGAGTGCAGTGTGGGAAGTTACTGCCATAGCCCCCAACAGTCTCCCTCTCGCTGCCTCACCTGCCGCAGGAGGAAGAAGCGTTGCCATCGAGATGCCATGTGCTGTCCCGGGAACCGCTGTAGTAACT ATATTTGTGTCCCTATCTCTGAGAGTGTGCTTTCACCTCACATCTCAGCTTTAGATGAGCATAACAAACTTTCCACCAAAGACCACAGCTGGAGGAAGAGTGGGAAAGCACATGCTAAGCATCCTCTTAAAG GCCATGAGGGCGACCCTTGCTTGCGTTCATCTGACTGCTCGGAGGGCTACTGCTGCGCCCGCCATTTCTGGACCAAAATCTGCAAGCCGGTGCTGAGGCAGGGAGAGGTGTGCACCAAGCAGAGGAAGAAAGGCTCTCACGGTTTGGAAATCTTCCAGCGCTGTGACTGTGCCAAGGGCCTCTCCTGCAAGGTGTGGAAAGACGCCACCTCCTCGTCCAAATCCAGGCTCCACATGTGCCAGAAGATCTGA